The segment TACGCCGGGATTTACCATCAGCATTGAGAGTTTGAACGGTGCCATCAAGGGACTCTCATCGGAACAATTGGCGCGGGCGGATGTTGCCTTGCAGGGCAAGGTGGACAAGTACGCACCCGTGGAAATCGAGGGACAAGTCAATCCGCTCAGCGGGGAGGCCTTTACCGACATCACGATGAAGTTCCACGGCATCGAGTTGACCACGTTCACACCCTACGCGGGCAAGTATGCCGGTTATCGCATCGACAAGGGAAAGCTGTCCCTTGACTTGCACTACAAGCTGTCCAAGAGTTCTTTGGATGCGACGAACCATGTGGTCATGGATCAACTCACGCTCGGCGAGCGGGTGGACGGACCCGATGTTACCAAGTTGCCGGTCAGGCTGGCTATCGCCCTGCTCAAAGATCGTCATGGCGTGATTGATCTCGACATACCGGTGTCGGGCGATCTGAACGATCCGAAATTCAAGGTTATGCCGCTGATTGTGAAAATCCTTCTCAACCTGGCGACGAAAGCGGTGACGGCGCCGTTTGCATTGATCGGCAGCCTGTTCGGCGGAGGCGAGGACCTCAGTTCGGTCAACTTCTTACCGGGTGTGGACTCCCTCGATGCGACCCAATTGCCGAAGCTTGCGAGTGTTGCCAAAGCGCTGACGGAGCGGCCGCAACTGCTTCTGGATATTCGCGGGACGGCTTCCGATTCCGCCGACCGCCGCGCCATCGCCGTCAGCTCCATTTTGAAACAGGTGCGTGGCGAAGAAACATCTGTGGAAGAGAAACCGCTCTCCGTTTTGGAGCAGTCGAAAGTGAAAGCGCTTTATGTGGATCGTTTCAAGATGTCGCCCGACAGTCTCATTGCGCCCTTGGATTCATCCGGAAAGAAACGCGACAAACAGGAATACAAGTTGGCGGTAACGATTGCGGCTTTGCAGAGAATCATTGCCGAATACGACGTTCCCGAAGATAATCTTCGCGATCTGGCGCGCCGTCGCGCTTCGGCCATCAAGGGGTATTTGATCCACCAGGGGAGCATCGAGGATGCGCGCCTGATGCTTCAGGATGTAGAAATCAAGGCGCAAGCACAGGACGGACGAATTTCTCTGCCGCTGGTGCTGAATGCGCGGTGAGTTGCTGACCGCGAGTCATGCTCTTGACATTGTCAGGTGATTTGTGTAGTTTGAAAACGCACAGTGCGCAGGGTTTCCCTTCGATCTGCATCATAGAAAAGCGAGTCTTGGCCCCGTGATTAGTGCCCTGATTCGCTTTCTCGTTTTGGAGGTCCATTTGCATCGCTGCGCGTTCAAAGTTAATGCAATCAATTAGTTCCAAAGTCCGGCCGGTTCGAATCCCGCATCGGGTGAACCGGGGTCATGGTAAGTTGGTTCACGGGCGCGGGCGAAAAATCCATAGAGGAGCAAACGCATGAAAGCAAGTTTACGTGTTCTGTTCGGTCTGGCGCTGGTGCTGGCCACGGTATTGCCTGCTACTGCTCAGTACAAGGACATGGGATTCATGGGAGGAGTAGAGGGCGGCATAGTGTACGATAACAACAGCGACGCGGACGCAAGACCCGGATTACACGAGCGCGCCAGTATAGCCTGTCCGCTTTCGAATCCGTTTCAACTTGAACTCGGTTGGGGACTCGGAGCGCTGCTCGGCAAGGACATGCGCACGGAGTTGATTCCGATCGACCTGCGGCTGCGCTTCTGTCCGGTTCATTCCGCGCGGATGATCCCTTTCCTCTATGGCGGCTTTGGCGCGCTACACTTTGATAACTCTAAGTCTCCGGCTGTGACGCGCGCCGGGACCAAATATCGCGGTTGGACCGGCGTGGCGCCGGCGGGCTTAGGTTTGGAATACCTGATTGACAAAGACTGGTCTCTCGAAGTGCGTGGGGGCTTCAATCAATCCCTGAGCAAGGATCTTAATACCAATACAAAGACGACGACGCAGGACAGCTACTTCAGCGGTGTACTGGGGCTGCGCATACGATTGGGCGCGCCAAATCCTGATCCTGACGGTGATGGGTTGAACAACAAACTGGAAAAGCAACTGGGAACGAATCCGAAGAACCCCGACACGGACGGCGACGGACTTACGGATGGTGATGAGTACCTGAAATATCACACCGACCCGCTGATCAAGGACACGGACACTGACGGCTTGACAGACGGCGATGAAGTGCTGAAGTACCACACCGATCCCTTGAAGAAGGACACGGACGGAGACGGGCTGACGGATGGCGATGAAGTCCTGCAGTACAAGACAGATCCTCTGAAGGCTGACACCGACGGTGACGGGCTGACCGACGGCGATGAAGTGCTGAAGTATCACACGGACCCGCTGAACAAGGATAGTGACGGCGACAAGTTGACCGACGGGGATGAGGTCTTAAAGTACCATACGGATCCGTTGAAGAAGGACACTGATGGTGGCACTGTAGACGACGGCACCGAAGTGGCGCGTGGGACCGATCCGCTGAATCCCGCCGATGACGTTCCGAAGATCGCGATCACCGAAGTCGGCAAGCCCATCGTGCTGGAAGGCATTGTCTTCAGAACCAACAGTGCGGAGATCCTCCCCGCCTCAGAGAAGATCCTGAACGACGCCTATGAGACGCTGCGTGACAATCCCAAGATCGAAGTGGCGATCAACGGGTATACCGATGCCACGGGCAGCCGGGACAGGAATCTGAAGCTATCCGAGGCTCGCGCCAATTCCGTAAAGCAGTGGCTGGTTAAGAAAGGCATTGACGAAAAACGGATGACCACCAGGGGCTTCGGACCGGAGAATCCCATAGGTGATAACAAGACTACCGAAGGCAAACAGAAGAATCGCCGCATCGAATTCGTGCGCACAAAATGATTCGGGCACATTACAGGTAGCGGTTTCTTGCCATTGTGTCAAGGATAAGCTATAGGGCATTTCGTTAGCAAGCAGGCTCTTCAGTAATGGGGAGCCTGCTACTTAGATAGTCCATCGTTCGGGGCGAGAGTTTGGTTGGATGATCGGTTCACTTCTGCTCGGCCCTATTCAGCGCCGAGCCGCAAGGCCACAGGCATTCGCATTGCCCAGTAATCACGTTGGCTATAGCTTGATGGTGGCAGTACGGCACCTTCCGACGGCGCGAAGGCGTTTTGTCGAAATTGTCGCTAAACCGTCTCTCGCAGTCAGTAACATCTTGTTTTTCAATATGATACAAATTTCTCTTAATCAGCGGGTTGTAGGTTCGAGTCCTACTGGGGGCACCAACCGTAAACGCCTGCAAGTCACAGACTTACAGGCGTTTCTGTTTATGTGCATGGGAATGCACCAGTCGCTAATGAGAATAATCATTATCATGTCACCCAACTAAACACCTGCCTGTTTTAAACGATTTATTTTTATGGAACTTCCGAATTTCACACGGGTATCGTACGCGGATGCCGAACGCCTCCTTTCACTTTGAGCGCAAGCAGTTACGGGCTCCTTCTTGATGCAACTCACAGAAATTCTTCGCATATTGATGGTGAAAATCCCCTGCTTCTTTCTCTGGTTGCCTCTATGCGCATTTTGCTGATCGAAGATGACAAAAAGATTGCTGCCACCGTGTCCAAGAGTCTGCGGGCAGAGAGTTTTGCTGTGGATGTGGCGGAAGATGGACTGCATGGCGAAGAGTTGGCGGCCAGCAGCGACTATGATGTCCTTATTCTGGACGTGATGATGCCACGGCAGGATGGCTGGCAGACATGCCGCAACCTTAGACGGGCGGGTGTGTTGACGCCGATCCTGATGCTCACCGCACTCGATGACGTCAGTGATAAGATCAAGGGACTGGATACGGGCGCCGATGACTATTTGACCAAGCCATTTCACTTCGGAGAATTGGTGGCGAGGCTGCGGTCACTGGTGCGTCGCAACAGCGCCACGAAAACGTCCGTGATCGAACTGTATGGCTTGAGTCTCGATCAGCAAAGACATTGTGCCCGCCGGGAAGGCACTGAGATACGGCTCTCCGCCAAAGAATTTGCCTTGTTGGAGTACTTTATGCTCCATCCGGATACGGTGCTTTCCCGTGAGCAGATCTCCGAGCATATATGGGACATGAACTTTGAGCCGCGCAGCAACGTCATCGAAGCTGCGGTGAAATTCCTCCGGCAGAAGATAGACAAAGGGTTTGACAAGCCGCTGATCCACACCGTGCGCGGCAGCGGCTACATCTTTGCGGAGCGCGAGCCATGAACGTTCATCTGCCAGCCCTTACGATCAAGGCCAAGCTGGTCATCGCCTACACGCTAGTATTCGGCCTGCTGATTTCCATCTTTGCTTTTGCCGTCTACCGCAGCACACGTGACGCCCGTTTGGCAAAACTGGACGCGCTGCTTCAGGCTCATGCCGGTAAACTCCTGACAGAGATTGAAGAAGACGTCAACGATCAGGAAGATCCGAAAGGGGCGTGGCTCAGAAGCCTTACTACGGAAGGTCTTGCGGGCGCACGTTTGCAATTATTACTGCCTTCCGGTCAGTTAGTGATGGCAGATAGTCTGTTGCAGCAGTCGCCGGACGATGCAGGGCCAAGGGCCTTTCACGGAGCGGTACAACGTGCCACGCTGCTGGTAGGCGGGCGGTATTACCGCGCCTTATGGCAGCCGGTGGAGATCGACGAAAAGGTGCCGTATGTGCTGGAACTGGCGGCTCCCATGCATGACCTGCTTGAGGAACTGGAGCATCTGCGGCTGCTTTTTGAGATCGCAATCCCTGTGGTCCTCCTGCTGACCGGACTGGCCGCGTATGGGATAACCCATGCGGCGTTCCGACCCATTACCGAGATGACTGAGGCCGCTCGTCGGATCTCCGCCCAGAATCTGGATGCGAGGCTGGATCTGCCGCGAGCGCAGGATGAAGTTCGCCGGCTGGGCGAAACGCTGAATGACCTCATAGAGCGCCTTGAGTCCGCGTTTCACAGTCAGCGCCAATTTGTGGCGGATGCGTCTCATGAGATCCGCTCTCCACTGGCCGTGATCCGAACCGAACTCGAGCTTGCGCTGCGTGAAACGGAGAGCCCATCCATCCGCGAGAGCATTCGGATATCCTTAGGAGAGATTGACCGTCTGACCCGCATGTCGAGCCAGCTTCTCATGTTAGCGAGGCTGGACGCGAACCCTTCTGATCTACGAACAGAACCGGTGAGACTGGACGAACTGCTGGTGGAGTGCGTACAGCGCACTATCTTCCTTGCAGAGCCGAAAGGTACGAAGATTGAAGTGTATGTTGAAGACGCCATCGAGATACGCGCGGACGGGGAGAAACTGAAGAGCGTCTTTCTGAACCTGCTGGACAACGCCGTGAAATATTCTACCGATCACGGTATGGTGAAGGTCTCGCTCCGGCTGGCTGGAATCCCATCAGGAACCGTTGAGGTCAGTGTGGACGACAACGGTCCGGGGATCGCCCACGCGGATCAGCCACGAATCTTTCAGCGCTTCTACCGCTGTGAGGCCCATCGCGGTCAGGGGGGCGGGTGCGGTCTCGGCCTGGCAATCGCTGCGCAGATCGTTCAGATGCATCGCGGCACGTTGACGGTCAAGAGTGAAGAGGGACGGGGTGCAACTTTCACCGTGACGCTGCCTGTTGATCCGCTGACCTGACTTCTCTTTACCTGACTATGCACGACGCCCGGTACTCTCCAGAGATCCCGGGCGTTTTCACGTTCATTTCATCTTAGAAGGCTATATTGAATCTTCTGGTGTGTTCGGCGGCATGCTCTACGTGAACCCCTCGGAAGGAAGTCTATGAAACTGACTCGAACGCTTTTCATAGGCATGTTACTGTTGATCGTTGTGGAACAGGCGCTTGCAGTGATGCGCAAGGCTCCCTATGTCATTTACGGCGGCACGAATACTGAAATGGAAATTCTCTGGCAGTTGACAACAACCGCGCTGTGTACTTTCGACTGGGGTCGCGACACGACGTATTCACTGGGAACAGAGCAAACCGTGGAATACGGCAGCGATCATCAGCACCGTTACACCATCATCGGTCTGGTACCCGGCAACGAGTATGATTACCGGGGCACATCGGGCACACAGGTCTTCAGCGGATCCTTCCGGGCGGCGCTGGCCGATAGTATTACAAGGCTGAAATTTCTGGCCTACGGCGACACGCGGAGCAACCCGGCGACGCACGATGCGGTTGCCAATGGCATGTTTAGCACGGACGGGAGCGATTCGGACTATCACTCCTTGGTGATTTCTGTCGGCGACCTGGTGGCGGACGGCAATACGGAATCCTATTGGGACAGCGAGTTCTTCAGTTCCGCCTATCCCCATATCCGGTCTTTGCTGGCAAATCTGCCTTACCAATCCTGCATGGGGAATCATGAAGGGACAGGCATCCTGTTTGCCAAGTATTTCCCGTATCCCTATGTTGCTCATCATTACTGGTCCTTTGATTTCGGTCCCGCGCACTTTGCTGTGCTGGACCAGTATACAAGCTACGGTGCGGGTTCGGCGGAGTTGGCCTGGCTTGCCCATGATCTTGCGACGGCATCCAAGCCCTGGAAGTTTATTGTTCTGCATGAACCCGGATGGTCAGCCGGGGGTGACCACGAAAACAATGTGACGGTGCAAACATCTATTCAGCCGTTGTGTGAGCAGTATGGCGTATCTATCGTGTTCGGCGGGCATAATCACTACTATGCCCGGGCGGTGGTAAACGGCGTGCAGCACATCACGACCGGAGGCGGCGGCGCGCCTTTGTATGACCCAAACCCCGGCTATCCTCATATCGTTGTCACCAGCCGGTCTAACCATTTCTGCAAAGTAGAGATTGCCAGCAGCCGGCTGTATTTTGCCGCTATCACTTCAGCGGGAACTGTCATTGACACGTTTTCCGTGGTGCGTGCCGTGTCTGCGAGTCCCGGGCAACCCGCGCCGCGACCTGCCGGATTCGAGTTATGGCCGGTGTATCCCAATCCGTTCAATGCCAGTGCCGTGATTCGCTTCTCTCTGCCGGCGGCCGAACACGCACGGCTGACGGTTTATGATGTCAACGGAAGATTGGTGGAAGTGTTGACGGATGCCATGCTGAGTGCAGGCGACCATCGCGTGACGCTTGATGGTTCAACCTTCTCATCAGGCCTTTACTTCGCGCGGCTGGAAGCCGGGGAAACCATCCAAACCGAGAAAATGCTGCTTCTCAAATAACCTCATTGCCTTGTGAAATCACATCTCCTTGTGCTCATCAGAGTTGCGGCGGCGCTGGCGGCAGTTTTGCCCGCGTATGCCCAGTTTCCGCTGTTCACGCAAGAGGACTTGCGCACGCTGCCGTATGAGGAATTGGGAGACGTCCTGCGCAAATACCCCGGCATGTACCCGCTGGATTACGGCACACCCGGCGCGCCCATGCTGTTTCGGCCGTGGAGTCTGCTGCCGTGGGAATGCCGTGCCGAAATGGACGGCATTCCGCAGAACCGTCTGGGCGATGGGCTCTATGACAGCAATCAACAGCCGGTCTCAGAATTGGGGGCGATGGGGTTTGATTTTCTGAACGGGGGCGCAGCGGGAATGTTCGCGCTGAGCAGCCGGACGTTTCCGGTGGGCAGTCAGTATGCCGAGTTGCATGTGCGGCGTGGCTACTACAATTACACCGATGGTGATTTTACATACAGCCGGAAAATAGTCCGGCGTCTGACGCTGGAAATTGACGGGCGGATGGCGGTTTACAGTACGGTGAACCGTTACGCGCACCCCTGGAAACAGGAAAACGGGAGTTGGTCGCGGCGAATCCGGTCGCAACTCGGCTTTGATGCGGGCCGGACATGGCGGGGAACGTTTACCTATGCCGCTTCATCGTATCAGGCGCGGTCTTCAGTAAGTCCGTTTCATCCCTACTATGAGCGGCGGGACGGGATTCTGAAGCTGGCACAGCAAGACGCTCAGCGCGGCAGCTTTGCGCCGTCGCTCAGTTTCTATCTGCGCCAGGACCGCGAAGAATGGGGGAATCCCTTGGCGCTGCGGGAGATGGATCGCGGTTGGATACTCGAGGGCCATGCGCGGCTGCCGCATCAGCGATTTACATTCGAGCAGTCCGGCGTTGTCGCCACCATGGATTATCCCGGCATCAAGCAAACCTATGAACTGGCGGCCAGTCTTGCTGTGCGCGACTTGATCAGTCTACGATGGGTGAGCGGACGTGCCTTTGCCTCGCTGCGCAAGGAATCCTATTGGCGGCAAGACAGCCCATACGAAGCAAGCCTGCTGCCGGATATTGGTTTCGCGGGCCACTCTCGCTCCTACCACAATCTCTACCTGTTGGGCGGTACGGAGTATGTGGAAGAGATGGTGCCACTGGCCTGGCGGTATGGCTCCTTCCGCATTGGCGGCCGTCCGTTGCTCATCGCGCCGGAGTTTGCCGATCTTCAGGATCGTTATGCCGGAGTGTTGCCCGGCCATCTTCCCGGATTGGACCGGTATCTGAAGTCTGAACTGGGTTTGGGCTGGCAGCGCCAGGCGGCGTCTATCAATGTGGAACTGCTGCGAATAGACCGGCCGGGGCGCTTTGCCAACCACTTCCTGGTGGACAGCGATCGAGTCTATCTCTGGAACAGGCCGCAGCCGGGGGGCGACGTAAAGTGGGGGATAAGTGGTGCCGCTTCGGTGCCGCTAGGCTATGGATTCCGACTGGATTCCTGGTGGTTCGCACAGGCGAAAGGGGTCCGCCAACGGCGTGCGGAGGACAGCCGCGGATATTCGCGGCTCTACTACGAAGAGAGTTTCTTCAAATGTCCGCTCGTGCTTCGCAGCCATGTCAGCTATGAACGGCTGGGGACACGCAACGCCTTTTCGGAACACGAGGCCGTCCATCTGCACGCGGCCAATCTTGTGGGATTGCGGCTCTCGGCGACCGTGCGCGGTTTTTCCTTGATTTGGGGTGTGGACAACATTTTCAAGCAACGCTACTCGATTCTGCCCGGATACCCGATTGTAGCACGGGAAGAGTTTCTTGGGCTGCTGTGGTCGGCGTGGTTATGAAGGCGGCCTGCCCGCCGGCTCATCGTTCTGTTCTGGTCCGTCTTTCCAACTATTCAAT is part of the bacterium genome and harbors:
- a CDS encoding response regulator transcription factor, which translates into the protein MRILLIEDDKKIAATVSKSLRAESFAVDVAEDGLHGEELAASSDYDVLILDVMMPRQDGWQTCRNLRRAGVLTPILMLTALDDVSDKIKGLDTGADDYLTKPFHFGELVARLRSLVRRNSATKTSVIELYGLSLDQQRHCARREGTEIRLSAKEFALLEYFMLHPDTVLSREQISEHIWDMNFEPRSNVIEAAVKFLRQKIDKGFDKPLIHTVRGSGYIFAEREP
- a CDS encoding metallophosphoesterase, giving the protein MKLTRTLFIGMLLLIVVEQALAVMRKAPYVIYGGTNTEMEILWQLTTTALCTFDWGRDTTYSLGTEQTVEYGSDHQHRYTIIGLVPGNEYDYRGTSGTQVFSGSFRAALADSITRLKFLAYGDTRSNPATHDAVANGMFSTDGSDSDYHSLVISVGDLVADGNTESYWDSEFFSSAYPHIRSLLANLPYQSCMGNHEGTGILFAKYFPYPYVAHHYWSFDFGPAHFAVLDQYTSYGAGSAELAWLAHDLATASKPWKFIVLHEPGWSAGGDHENNVTVQTSIQPLCEQYGVSIVFGGHNHYYARAVVNGVQHITTGGGGAPLYDPNPGYPHIVVTSRSNHFCKVEIASSRLYFAAITSAGTVIDTFSVVRAVSASPGQPAPRPAGFELWPVYPNPFNASAVIRFSLPAAEHARLTVYDVNGRLVEVLTDAMLSAGDHRVTLDGSTFSSGLYFARLEAGETIQTEKMLLLK
- a CDS encoding HAMP domain-containing sensor histidine kinase; this encodes MNVHLPALTIKAKLVIAYTLVFGLLISIFAFAVYRSTRDARLAKLDALLQAHAGKLLTEIEEDVNDQEDPKGAWLRSLTTEGLAGARLQLLLPSGQLVMADSLLQQSPDDAGPRAFHGAVQRATLLVGGRYYRALWQPVEIDEKVPYVLELAAPMHDLLEELEHLRLLFEIAIPVVLLLTGLAAYGITHAAFRPITEMTEAARRISAQNLDARLDLPRAQDEVRRLGETLNDLIERLESAFHSQRQFVADASHEIRSPLAVIRTELELALRETESPSIRESIRISLGEIDRLTRMSSQLLMLARLDANPSDLRTEPVRLDELLVECVQRTIFLAEPKGTKIEVYVEDAIEIRADGEKLKSVFLNLLDNAVKYSTDHGMVKVSLRLAGIPSGTVEVSVDDNGPGIAHADQPRIFQRFYRCEAHRGQGGGCGLGLAIAAQIVQMHRGTLTVKSEEGRGATFTVTLPVDPLT
- a CDS encoding OmpA family protein — encoded protein: MKASLRVLFGLALVLATVLPATAQYKDMGFMGGVEGGIVYDNNSDADARPGLHERASIACPLSNPFQLELGWGLGALLGKDMRTELIPIDLRLRFCPVHSARMIPFLYGGFGALHFDNSKSPAVTRAGTKYRGWTGVAPAGLGLEYLIDKDWSLEVRGGFNQSLSKDLNTNTKTTTQDSYFSGVLGLRIRLGAPNPDPDGDGLNNKLEKQLGTNPKNPDTDGDGLTDGDEYLKYHTDPLIKDTDTDGLTDGDEVLKYHTDPLKKDTDGDGLTDGDEVLQYKTDPLKADTDGDGLTDGDEVLKYHTDPLNKDSDGDKLTDGDEVLKYHTDPLKKDTDGGTVDDGTEVARGTDPLNPADDVPKIAITEVGKPIVLEGIVFRTNSAEILPASEKILNDAYETLRDNPKIEVAINGYTDATGSRDRNLKLSEARANSVKQWLVKKGIDEKRMTTRGFGPENPIGDNKTTEGKQKNRRIEFVRTK